The following are encoded in a window of Pseudalgibacter alginicilyticus genomic DNA:
- a CDS encoding polyprenyl synthetase family protein codes for MLSIEKYQKEFVDYLEKYATVKEPKNLYKPIVYILNLGGKRLRPVLTLMTADIFGCDYKKALNTALSVEVFHNFSLVHDDIMDDAPLRRGKETVHEKWDVNTGILSGDAMLIMAYQLFENYESDVFQSLAKLFSKTALEVCEGQQYDVDFEIRNKVTIAEYLKMIEYKTAVLVGAAMQMGAIVAKATESDQKNIYEFGKNLGIAFQLQDDYLDAFGNPETFGKQVGGDIIENKKTYLYIKAMEFSVEADQLQLYDLYTSESYDNEAKVNQVKQIFETSGALEATKNEIENYTKKAFSVLESLNISEEKKQLLKTFGNQLMNRDV; via the coding sequence ATGCTTTCTATAGAAAAATATCAAAAAGAATTTGTTGATTATTTAGAAAAATACGCAACAGTTAAGGAGCCGAAAAACCTTTACAAGCCAATTGTTTATATTTTAAATTTGGGAGGTAAGCGGTTACGTCCAGTTTTAACTTTAATGACAGCCGATATTTTTGGATGTGATTATAAAAAAGCGTTGAATACCGCTTTAAGTGTTGAAGTGTTTCATAACTTTTCATTAGTTCATGATGATATCATGGATGACGCACCATTGCGTCGTGGAAAAGAAACGGTACATGAAAAGTGGGATGTAAATACCGGGATACTTTCAGGAGATGCTATGTTAATTATGGCATATCAGTTGTTTGAAAATTATGAATCGGATGTTTTTCAATCATTAGCAAAACTATTTAGTAAAACAGCCTTGGAAGTTTGTGAGGGTCAACAGTATGATGTAGATTTTGAAATTAGAAACAAGGTGACAATTGCAGAATACTTAAAAATGATTGAGTATAAAACGGCTGTGTTAGTGGGAGCTGCTATGCAAATGGGGGCTATTGTTGCTAAAGCTACAGAGAGTGATCAAAAAAATATTTACGAATTTGGTAAAAATTTAGGGATAGCTTTTCAATTGCAGGATGATTATTTAGATGCTTTTGGCAATCCTGAAACTTTCGGAAAACAAGTGGGTGGTGATATTATTGAAAATAAAAAAACCTATTTGTACATCAAAGCTATGGAGTTTTCTGTTGAAGCAGATCAGCTTCAGCTTTATGATTTGTACACAAGTGAATCGTATGATAACGAAGCTAAAGTTAATCAGGTAAAGCAGATTTTTGAAACATCGGGAGCTTTGGAAGCTACTAAAAATGAAATTGAAAATTATACCAAAAAAGCTTTTTCTGTTTTGGAGTCATTAAATATTTCAGAAGAAAAGAAACAGCTTTTAAAAACATTTGGCAATCAATTAATGAATAGAGACGTTTAA
- a CDS encoding CopD family protein, with protein MLLKFIIFIHIISATIWTGGHLILALSFLPKALSKNDFSIIEQFESKFERIGVPALLILVITGIYMAIIYTTDFFEFDFSNHQNKHIYIKLILLLCTILLALHARFFLIPKKKIKQLAYHIGLVTLIAVLFVFVGFSLRSGGLL; from the coding sequence ATGCTTTTAAAATTCATCATATTCATACACATTATTAGTGCAACAATTTGGACTGGTGGTCACTTAATTTTGGCTTTAAGTTTTTTACCTAAAGCATTATCAAAAAATGACTTCAGCATCATAGAACAATTTGAATCAAAATTTGAACGTATTGGCGTTCCAGCACTACTTATTTTAGTAATAACAGGTATTTACATGGCTATTATTTATACCACAGATTTTTTTGAATTCGACTTTTCAAATCATCAAAACAAGCATATATACATCAAATTAATCTTGTTATTATGCACTATTCTACTTGCTTTACATGCTCGCTTTTTTTTAATTCCAAAGAAAAAAATAAAACAACTCGCATATCATATAGGTTTGGTTACTCTAATTGCTGTGTTATTTGTTTTTGTGGGATTTAGTTTAAGATCAGGAGGACTATTATAG
- a CDS encoding nitrous oxide reductase family maturation protein NosD yields MKNIKIILLISLVVVGNGFANQIEICKTCPISTLKEGIALAKDFDTIMVKKGTYKEHNIIVDKPLTIIGKNYPIIDGELKGEIITVIADNVTVDGLFIINVGNSYTTDYAAIRVKNSKNFLIQNLVLEKLFFGIYIEKSRNGKVFYNKIIGEAVEEYNSGNGIQLWYSKNVLIEHNFVQHVRDGIYLEFSDDCIIKNNVSALNVRYGLHFMFSNDDTYQDNIFENNGAGVAVMFSRRIKMYNNIFKENWGTASYGLLLKEINDGEIKGNTFEDNTIGINVEGSNRINYKHNTFKNNGWAIKVRGACYANIFTKNNFLYNSFDIAYNSKVNDNRFNKNYWSNYTGYDLDKNDIGDTPYRPVKLFSYIVNRTPETIILLRSMFIDIIDFSEKVSPVFTPDDLLDNNPQMKELTW; encoded by the coding sequence ATGAAAAACATCAAAATCATATTATTAATCTCATTAGTTGTAGTTGGTAACGGCTTTGCAAATCAAATTGAAATTTGCAAAACGTGCCCTATTTCGACTTTAAAAGAAGGAATTGCACTGGCTAAAGATTTTGATACTATTATGGTTAAAAAGGGAACTTATAAAGAACATAATATTATAGTTGACAAACCCTTAACCATCATTGGTAAAAATTACCCAATAATTGATGGCGAATTAAAAGGCGAAATAATTACTGTTATAGCAGATAATGTTACGGTTGATGGTTTATTCATAATAAATGTAGGCAATAGCTACACTACAGATTATGCGGCCATTCGTGTTAAAAATAGTAAAAATTTCCTGATTCAAAATTTAGTGTTAGAAAAATTATTTTTTGGCATTTATATCGAAAAATCAAGGAATGGAAAGGTTTTTTATAATAAAATAATTGGAGAGGCGGTTGAAGAATATAATTCTGGTAATGGCATTCAACTTTGGTACAGTAAAAACGTTCTGATTGAACATAATTTTGTGCAGCATGTTCGTGATGGTATTTATTTAGAATTCTCTGACGATTGCATCATTAAAAATAATGTAAGCGCATTAAACGTACGATATGGTCTACACTTCATGTTTTCTAACGATGACACCTACCAAGATAATATTTTTGAAAACAATGGTGCTGGTGTAGCTGTTATGTTTTCAAGACGCATAAAAATGTATAACAACATTTTTAAAGAAAACTGGGGAACTGCGTCTTATGGTCTGCTACTCAAAGAAATAAATGATGGAGAAATCAAAGGTAATACCTTTGAAGATAATACCATTGGTATTAACGTTGAAGGTTCTAACCGCATTAATTACAAACACAACACATTTAAAAATAATGGTTGGGCCATTAAAGTCCGTGGTGCTTGCTATGCGAATATATTTACAAAAAACAATTTTTTATACAATTCCTTTGATATTGCTTATAATAGTAAGGTTAACGATAACAGATTCAACAAAAATTATTGGAGTAATTACACGGGTTATGACCTTGATAAAAATGATATAGGAGATACACCTTACAGACCGGTTAAATTATTTTCATACATCGTAAACCGCACACCAGAAACTATTATTTTATTACGAAGCATGTTTATTGATATTATTGATTTCTCCGAAAAAGTATCACCCGTATTTACACCAGATGACTTGCTAGACAACAATCCACAAATGAAAGAGCTAACATGGTAA
- a CDS encoding efflux RND transporter periplasmic adaptor subunit, with amino-acid sequence MKNIYLLVFVSLILTSCGNENKKSVEDILATNNLEQIRERKSSLDAQQQEISVQLKQLEAKIKELDPQEKIPLITTFTAKEDVFIHYLELQGSVDTKQNLVIYPEYSGILTHVYVKEGQKVSKGQTLAKIDDGGLSQQVAQMQIQADLAKTTFERQERLWNQKIGSEIQFLQAKSAYEAQLESIKQLKQQVGKTIVTAPFSGTIDDVITDQGSVVAPGQSALFRIVNLNNMYIETDVPERYISDITLGKDVLIDFPILGTTMNAKIRQAGNFINPANRTFKVEVAVPNKNNIIKPNLTAKLKINDYTSNNAILIPQSIISENAEGQQYVYTITNKNNNVAKAKRVIIETGKTQGDFIEVLSGLENGEEIIDEGARSVKDGQEVKILISQ; translated from the coding sequence ATGAAAAACATATATTTATTAGTATTCGTATCACTTATATTAACGTCTTGTGGCAATGAAAACAAAAAATCGGTTGAAGATATTTTAGCTACAAATAATTTAGAACAAATAAGGGAGAGAAAATCTTCTTTAGATGCACAACAACAAGAAATCTCAGTTCAGTTAAAACAGCTCGAAGCAAAAATTAAAGAATTAGACCCTCAAGAAAAAATTCCTTTAATAACAACATTTACAGCTAAAGAAGATGTTTTCATACATTATCTTGAACTCCAAGGAAGCGTAGACACAAAACAAAACTTAGTTATATACCCAGAATATTCAGGAATATTAACACATGTATATGTAAAAGAAGGACAAAAAGTTAGCAAAGGGCAAACACTTGCTAAAATTGATGATGGCGGCTTAAGCCAACAAGTAGCACAAATGCAAATTCAAGCCGATTTAGCAAAAACTACTTTTGAACGTCAAGAGCGTCTTTGGAACCAAAAAATAGGAAGTGAAATTCAATTTTTACAAGCAAAATCTGCTTACGAAGCACAATTAGAATCCATAAAACAATTAAAACAACAAGTAGGTAAAACCATTGTTACAGCCCCCTTCTCTGGAACTATTGATGACGTTATTACCGACCAAGGAAGTGTTGTGGCTCCTGGACAATCTGCCTTATTTAGAATTGTAAACCTAAACAATATGTACATTGAAACAGATGTGCCTGAACGTTACATATCTGATATAACTCTAGGGAAAGATGTGCTAATAGATTTCCCAATTCTTGGCACTACAATGAATGCAAAAATTCGTCAAGCAGGAAATTTTATCAACCCAGCCAACAGAACTTTTAAAGTAGAGGTTGCTGTACCAAATAAAAATAACATCATCAAACCTAATCTAACGGCAAAACTTAAAATAAATGATTATACAAGCAACAACGCTATTTTAATTCCACAAAGTATCATTTCAGAAAATGCTGAAGGTCAACAATACGTTTATACTATAACCAATAAAAATAATAATGTTGCAAAAGCTAAACGCGTCATTATAGAAACTGGAAAAACACAAGGCGATTTTATAGAAGTACTATCGGGTTTAGAAAACGGTGAGGAAATAATTGATGAAGGTGCAAGAAGCGTTAAGGATGGGCAAGAAGTAAAAATTCTTATTAGCCAATAG
- a CDS encoding nitrous oxide metabolic protein: MLKILKYSFYDLMRSRWSYVYFAFYLLLGIVLLFLNNDLSKAVITLMNIIIVLVPLIGTLFGVMYYYNSQEFTELLLAQPIKRSSIFLGQYLGVALSLSLSLILGLGMPFVFYGLFESSAIWDFSLLLITGTFLTLIFTALAFNIALSNENKIKGFGYAILLWLFLAVIYDGLFLMTLILFEDYPLDKVSLIGTMLNPIDLSRTLILLKLDISALLGYTGAVFKQFFGTKFGFSISLVMLTIWVMLPLLRIIFKSKRKDF, translated from the coding sequence ATGCTTAAAATTTTAAAATATAGTTTTTATGATTTAATGCGCAGTCGCTGGAGTTACGTGTATTTTGCTTTTTATTTATTGTTAGGTATTGTGTTGCTATTTCTAAACAATGATTTATCAAAGGCAGTCATCACATTAATGAACATTATTATTGTTTTAGTACCATTAATTGGAACCCTATTTGGCGTTATGTACTATTATAATTCGCAAGAATTTACAGAATTACTCTTAGCACAACCCATAAAACGATCCTCCATATTTTTAGGCCAATATTTAGGAGTTGCTTTGTCATTATCCTTGAGTTTAATTCTTGGTTTAGGTATGCCATTTGTATTTTATGGTCTATTTGAAAGTAGTGCCATTTGGGATTTTTCATTGTTATTAATAACAGGAACATTTTTAACCCTAATATTTACTGCTTTAGCTTTTAATATTGCTCTGTCTAACGAGAATAAAATTAAAGGGTTTGGATACGCCATATTACTTTGGCTATTCCTTGCTGTTATTTATGACGGTTTATTTTTAATGACATTAATTTTGTTTGAAGATTATCCATTGGATAAAGTATCATTAATTGGTACCATGTTAAATCCAATAGATTTATCAAGAACCTTAATATTACTAAAATTAGATATCTCGGCATTATTAGGCTATACAGGTGCTGTTTTTAAACAATTTTTTGGCACCAAATTTGGCTTTAGTATTTCTTTAGTAATGCTTACTATATGGGTCATGCTACCTCTATTACGAATTATTTTTAAATCTAAAAGAAAAGATTTTTAA
- a CDS encoding TolC family protein, which translates to MKSKLIILFSLLFSIGIFSQEIPKKISLQEAINYALEHNRTAKNAFRDIEAAKKQKWETTATGLPQISAAVDYQNFLKQQISLIPAEAFGGTPGEFEELVFGTKQNMTATATLTQKIFDGSYIVGLQSAKVFLEISKNAKEKTDLEIRKSVIEAYGNVLLAEESLKILERNLSVLKKNLNETTKIYENGLGDEESVEQLQITLSGVESNFNKTTRLKTLAYQMLNITLGIDINSEIALSDNLESLTSQNIDLKLLESDVTIENNIDLKIAENNKTSKELLLKLEKSKGLPSLNAFLNGGYSAYSDTFSFTDNDQKWFGSSLFGLSLNIPIFSSLGRSAATQRAAINLEKSEDDLTETEQRLKLQLESAKSDYQFAIEEYTNKKENLNLAERIEKKNQTKFYEGIASSFELRQAQIQLYTAQQEFLQTMLNVINNKAMLETISNTINN; encoded by the coding sequence ATGAAAAGCAAACTAATAATACTCTTTAGTTTATTATTTTCCATTGGAATATTTTCTCAAGAAATACCAAAAAAAATATCATTACAAGAAGCTATCAATTATGCTTTAGAACATAACAGAACTGCTAAAAATGCTTTTCGTGATATAGAAGCAGCGAAAAAACAAAAATGGGAAACTACAGCAACGGGATTACCACAAATAAGCGCTGCGGTTGACTATCAAAACTTTCTAAAACAACAAATATCTTTAATTCCTGCAGAAGCTTTTGGAGGTACTCCTGGTGAGTTTGAAGAATTAGTATTTGGAACTAAGCAAAACATGACTGCTACAGCTACTTTAACGCAAAAAATATTTGACGGCTCGTATATAGTTGGACTACAATCTGCCAAAGTATTTTTAGAAATATCAAAAAATGCTAAAGAAAAAACAGATTTAGAAATAAGAAAATCTGTAATTGAAGCCTATGGAAATGTGCTTCTTGCTGAAGAAAGCTTAAAAATATTAGAACGCAACCTGAGTGTGTTAAAAAAGAATCTGAATGAAACCACTAAAATATATGAAAATGGTTTAGGTGATGAAGAAAGTGTAGAGCAATTGCAAATTACTCTATCAGGGGTAGAAAGTAATTTTAACAAAACAACCCGTTTAAAAACATTAGCATATCAAATGTTAAACATTACCTTAGGAATAGACATAAATTCCGAAATAGCACTAAGTGATAATTTAGAAAGTTTAACATCACAAAACATAGATTTAAAACTATTAGAAAGTGATGTAACTATTGAGAACAATATCGATTTAAAAATTGCAGAAAATAACAAAACTTCAAAAGAACTCCTTTTAAAACTTGAAAAAAGTAAAGGACTTCCATCTTTAAATGCATTTTTAAATGGAGGATATTCTGCCTATTCAGATACTTTTAGTTTTACAGACAACGACCAAAAATGGTTTGGATCATCTTTATTTGGCCTTAGCCTAAACATACCTATATTTAGTTCGTTAGGAAGAAGTGCTGCTACACAAAGGGCTGCAATTAATTTAGAAAAATCTGAAGACGATTTAACTGAAACCGAGCAACGCTTAAAGCTCCAATTAGAATCAGCAAAAAGCGATTATCAATTTGCTATAGAAGAATACACCAATAAAAAAGAAAACTTAAATCTTGCTGAACGTATTGAGAAAAAAAATCAAACCAAATTTTACGAAGGTATAGCGTCTAGCTTTGAATTAAGACAAGCACAAATTCAATTATATACTGCACAGCAAGAATTTTTACAAACCATGCTAAATGTTATAAACAACAAAGCAATGTTGGAAACAATTTCAAACACTATTAACAATTAA
- a CDS encoding nitrous oxide reductase accessory protein NosL has product MKILKHCPIIILLLIASSCHVKPEAINYGSDGCHFCKMTIVDKVHAAEIVTKKGKVYKFDATECMIHFMEEFETNEVELYLSNNYTEPEVLVDATKATFLISKNIPSPMGAFLSAFKNKTDAKKLQVEKGGQLYTWEQLLSKFNH; this is encoded by the coding sequence ATGAAAATACTAAAACACTGTCCAATTATCATATTACTACTAATAGCAAGTAGTTGCCATGTAAAACCAGAAGCTATAAATTATGGAAGTGATGGCTGCCATTTTTGTAAAATGACCATAGTAGATAAAGTTCATGCAGCAGAAATTGTTACTAAAAAAGGGAAAGTTTACAAATTTGATGCTACAGAATGTATGATACATTTTATGGAGGAATTTGAAACGAATGAAGTTGAATTGTATTTGTCTAATAACTACACCGAACCTGAAGTTTTAGTTGACGCTACAAAAGCAACTTTCTTAATTAGTAAAAATATTCCAAGTCCCATGGGCGCTTTTCTTTCCGCTTTTAAAAATAAAACTGACGCGAAGAAACTTCAAGTTGAAAAAGGGGGTCAATTATACACTTGGGAACAACTTCTTTCAAAATTTAATCATTAA
- a CDS encoding four helix bundle protein produces MKEIKYSFEYFKVYQKTLGFIDNTCKPTLNLPNSEDYHLSSPFRRTSISIALNIPEGSGKYQCAV; encoded by the coding sequence ATGAAAGAAATTAAATACAGCTTCGAATATTTTAAAGTCTATCAAAAAACTTTAGGTTTTATTGACAATACTTGTAAGCCAACACTTAATTTACCAAACAGTGAAGATTACCATTTAAGTTCTCCGTTTAGAAGAACTTCTATTTCAATTGCATTAAATATTCCCGAAGGCTCAGGGAAATATCAATGCGCAGTTTAA
- a CDS encoding TetR/AcrR family transcriptional regulator, with the protein MRDKILTGATDLFLNYGFKSVTMDDIANALGVSKKTIYQHFDNKTKLVEAATSHVFQSISEGIEEIIDSNKNPIEEIYSIKQFVTEYLKNEKSSPQYQLQKYYPKIFKNLKNSQFCIMQNCVTDNLNKGVQNGLYRDTIHVDFISRIYFNTLLIIKDKDLFPENKFSIQMLMSNFIEYHLRGICTPKGLEILNKYINSNQV; encoded by the coding sequence ATGAGAGACAAAATATTAACAGGAGCAACAGATTTATTTTTAAACTACGGGTTTAAAAGTGTTACTATGGATGATATTGCCAATGCATTAGGGGTTTCAAAAAAAACAATTTATCAGCATTTTGATAATAAAACCAAATTAGTAGAAGCTGCTACCTCACACGTCTTTCAATCTATTTCTGAAGGAATTGAAGAAATCATTGACTCAAATAAAAACCCTATTGAGGAAATTTATAGCATCAAACAATTTGTAACAGAATATCTTAAAAACGAAAAATCATCACCACAATATCAACTACAAAAATATTATCCAAAAATATTTAAAAATCTTAAAAACAGTCAATTTTGCATCATGCAGAATTGCGTAACAGATAATTTAAACAAAGGGGTTCAAAATGGGTTATATAGAGATACCATCCATGTTGATTTTATTTCAAGAATTTACTTCAATACATTGTTGATTATAAAAGACAAAGATTTGTTCCCCGAGAATAAATTTTCAATACAGATGTTAATGAGTAATTTTATTGAGTATCATTTACGTGGTATTTGCACACCAAAAGGTTTAGAAATTCTAAACAAGTATATAAATTCTAATCAAGTATAA
- a CDS encoding ABC transporter ATP-binding protein: protein MVTIENLHKKFGKNQVLSGVNLNIFDGGIFAILGPNGSGKTTLIKSILGMVIPNQGKITVLGQNVKNNSEYRCQIDYLPQIANFPNNLKVIELIKMIKDLRKPTKEDQHLIKLFKLEPFLNKKLGNLSGGTKQKVNLVLAFMFDSPLVILDEPTTGLDPVALISLKDLIQKEKNKGKTILITSHIMSFVEEISDEIVFILEGKIYFKGSIEKLKTKTNQHDFEHAIASILTDNYA, encoded by the coding sequence ATGGTAACAATAGAAAACTTACATAAAAAATTTGGAAAAAATCAAGTACTAAGCGGTGTTAATTTAAACATATTTGATGGCGGAATTTTTGCTATACTTGGCCCAAATGGCTCAGGAAAAACCACACTCATAAAATCTATTTTGGGGATGGTCATACCCAACCAAGGAAAAATAACGGTTTTAGGTCAAAACGTGAAAAACAACTCGGAGTATAGGTGTCAAATTGACTATTTACCACAAATTGCCAACTTTCCAAATAATTTAAAAGTTATAGAATTAATTAAAATGATTAAGGATTTACGTAAACCTACGAAAGAGGACCAACACCTAATTAAACTCTTTAAATTAGAACCATTTTTAAACAAAAAATTGGGCAATCTTTCTGGAGGAACAAAACAAAAAGTAAATCTTGTACTGGCTTTTATGTTTGATAGTCCTTTGGTTATTTTAGATGAACCTACAACTGGATTAGACCCTGTTGCACTCATAAGCTTAAAAGATTTAATTCAAAAAGAAAAAAACAAAGGAAAAACCATTCTTATCACATCTCATATCATGAGTTTTGTTGAAGAAATATCAGATGAAATTGTATTTATCTTGGAAGGAAAAATCTACTTTAAAGGCAGTATTGAAAAATTAAAAACCAAGACCAATCAACATGATTTTGAACATGCAATTGCGTCTATATTAACCGACAATTATGCTTAA